One Coffea arabica cultivar ET-39 chromosome 5e, Coffea Arabica ET-39 HiFi, whole genome shotgun sequence DNA segment encodes these proteins:
- the LOC113743571 gene encoding uncharacterized protein: MKITAGEKELQQGPSSTPFNPFQSSDLLEKPSKSSKPHRRKSRGSGNGVRLRKDSGGKRSSRPETPLLRWKFDEVGVEDENEFCKQEKSPPEAGRNNGRKVRAVVSARKLAAGIWRMQLPEVSTGGGEKLGFQSGDNYVGVPFHGYDNCKVHDCTTKDLVRSPQSVTGPRNGFSSKAESSFQLSNSAMEGATKWDPVGWKTSNEVKQIFGQQKQFDQEARASAAISALETQLEQARSQIHELEMERRTSKKKLEHFLKKLSEEKAAWRSREHEKVRVIIDDIKADLSRERKNRQRLEIVNSKLVNELAETKLSAKCYMQDYEKERKARELIEEVCDELAKEIGEDKAEVEALKREALKLREEVDEERKMLQMAEVWREERVQMKLIDAKVALEERYSDMNRLIAELESFLSSRGAIRDSEEIRMAELLRQAATSLNIKDVSEFTYESPNPDDIFSVFEDVNYGEPNERQIEPCVAYSPASHASKIRTVSPEINAFKKDIMQRHSNVFVDRSGTLEDEGSEWETVSHPEDQDSSYSPDGSDPSVDKDHQDSNVSRTCTEWEANVCDGTPITEISEVCSVPTRQLKKVSSISRLWRSYPSNSDNYKIISVEGMNGRLSNGRLSNGALISSDCGSGKDGLSPPDMAGQWSSPEPGNPHITKGMKGCIEWPRSAQKNSLKSKLLEARMESQKVQLRHVLKQKI; the protein is encoded by the exons ATGAAGATTACAGCCGGCGAGAAGGAGCTCCAGCAGGGTCCATCTTCGACACCATTCAACCCTTTTCAAAGTTCCGATCTTTTAGAAAAACCCAGTAAGTCTAGCAAGCCACATCGTAGGAAAAGTAGGGGTTCCGGCAATGGAGTTCGGCTGAGAAAAGACTCTGGAGGAAAGAGGAGCAGCAGACCGGAGACCCCTTTACTCCGATGGAAGTTTGATGAAGTTGGTGTTGAAgatgaaaatgaattttgtaagCAGGAAAAGTCGCCGCCAGAGGCTGGTCGGAACAATGGCCGGAAAGTTAGAGCTGTGGTTTCGGCTAGGAAGCTTGCTGCTGGCATTTGGAGAATGCAATTGCCGGAGGTTTCTACAGGCGGcggtgaaaagttagggttccaG TCTGGAGATAATTACGTCGGGGTCCCCTTCCATGGTTATGATAATTGCAAAGTGCATGATTGTACAACGAAGGATCTGGTGCGAAGTCCCCAGTCCGTTACTGGTCCAAGAAATGGGTTTTCCTCTAAG GCTGAATCCTCATTTCAACTCTCCAACTCTGCAATGGAAGGTGCAACGAAATGGGATCCTGTTGGCTGGAAAACATCCAATGAAGTAAAACAGATATTTGGGCAGCAAAAGCAGTTTGACCAGGAAGCAAGAGCTTCAGCAGCTATATCTGCCCTAGAGACACAACTTGAGCAGGCTCGATCACAGATTCATGAACTTGAAATGGAGAGACGGACGTCAAAAAAGAAACTTGAACATTTTCTGAAGAAACTCAGTGAAGAAAAGGCTGCATGGCGTAGCAGAGAACATGAGAAAGTTCGTGTAATTATTGATGACATCAAAGCTGACTTGAGCAGAGAGAGGAAAAATCGCCAAAGACTGGAAATTGTGAACTCCAAGCTGGTTAACGAGTTGGCTGAGACCAAGTTATCGGCGAAGTGTTATATGCAGGACTATGAGAAAGAGCGCAAGGCCAGAGAATTGATAGAGGAAGTATGTGATGAACTAGCTAAGGAAATTGGAGAAGACAAGGCTGAAGTTGAAGCATTGAAGAGGGAAGCTCTGAAGCTCAGGGAGGAAGTCGATGAAGAGAGAAAAATGTTGCAGATGGCTGAGGTCTGGCGGGAGGAACGGGTTCAGATGAAACTGATAGATGCAAAGGTGGCACTTGAAGAGCGGTACAGTGACATGAATAGGCTAATAGCAGAACTGGAGTCATTTCTGAGTTCAAGAGGTGCAATCCGAGATTCTGAGGAGATAAGAATGGCAGAGCTCCTTCGACAGGCTGCTACCTCTCTGAATATTAAGGATGTCAGTGAGTTCACATATGAGTCCCCAAATCCGGATGATATATTCTCTGTATTTGAAGATGTTAATTACGGTGAACCCAATGAGAGACAGATTGAACCATGTGTTGCATATAGTCCTGCCAGTCATGCTTCGAAGATTCGTACAGTGAGTCCTGAAATTAATGCGTTTAAAAAAGACATTATGCAGAGACATTCTAACGTGTTTGTCGATCGGAGTGGCACGCTGGAAGACGAGGGAAGTGAATGGGAAACTGTGAGCCATCCTGAGGATCAGGACTCTAGTTATTCACCAGATGGAAGTGATCCATCTGTTGATAAAGATCACCAAGACAGTAATGTGTCTAGAACTTGTACAGAATGGGAAGCAAATGTTTGTGATGGGACACCAATCACAGAGATCAGTGAAGTCTGCTCTGTACCTACTAGGCAACTGAAGAAGGTGTCCTCCATTTCTAGGCTCTGGAGATCATACCCAAGCAATAGTGATAATTACAAAATCATATCCGTGGAGGGAATGAACGGAAGACTTTCCAATGGAAGGCTTTCAAATGGGGCTTTGATTTCTTCAGACTGTGGTTCAGGTAAAGATGGGCTCAGTCCACCAGACATGGCTGGACAATGGAGTTCACCTGAACCGGGAAATCCACACATAACCAAAGGCATGAAAGGGTGCATTGAGTGGCCACGCAGTGCACAGAAGAATAGTCTGAAATCAAAACTTCTGGAGGCCAGGATGGAAAGTCAAAAAGTACAGTTGCGGCATGTTCTAAAGCAGAAGATATAG
- the LOC113743572 gene encoding OVARIAN TUMOR DOMAIN-containing deubiquitinating enzyme 2-like isoform X1, protein MSRVFLVFRFFLTALEITRLHKRIKMEGIIVRRVIPSDNSCLFNAVGYVMDHDKNKASELRQVIAATVASDPTNYSEAFLGKPNEEYCAWILDPEKWGGAIELSILAEYYGREIAAYDIQTGRCDLYGQGNNYNERVMLIYDGLHYDALAMSPSDGAPEEFDQTIFAVQKDQTIGPVEGLARNLVKEQQRKRSYTDTANFTLRCGVCQIGMIGQKEAVEHAQATGHVNFQEYR, encoded by the exons ATGAGTCGTGTATTTCTTgtatttcgtttttttttaacaGCTCTTGAAATCACAC GATTACATAAGCGAATAAAGATGGAGGGCATAATTGTTAGGAGGGTAATTCCTTCAGATAACAGCTGCCTGTTTAATGCTGTTGG GTATGTTATGGACCATGACAAAAACAAAGCATCTGAGCTGAGACAG GTAATAGCTGCAACAGTGGCCAGTGATCCAACAAATTATTCTGAAGCATTCCTTGGAAAGCCAAATGAAGAGTACTGTGCTTGGATTCTAGACCCGGAAAAGTGGGGAG GAGCGATAGAGCTTTCAATATTGGCAGAATATTATGGACGTGAAATTGCAGCATATGATATTCAAACCGGAAGATGTGATTTATATGGACAG GGGAACAACTATAATGAGAGAGTTATGCTGATATATGATGGACTGCATTATGATGCTTTAGCC ATGTCTCCATCTGATGGAGCTCCAGAAGAATTTGATCAGACAATATTTGCTGTTCAAAAGGACCAGACCATTGGACCAGTGGAGGGGCTTGCTCGTAACCTGGTGAAGGAGCAACAGAG GAAAAGGAGTTACACTGACACTGCTAATTTCACTCTACGTTGTGGAGTCTGCCAAATTGGAATGATTGGACAGAAG GAGGCTGTGGAGCATGCACAAGCAACAGGCCATGTAAATTTCCAAGAATACAGATGA
- the LOC113743572 gene encoding OVARIAN TUMOR DOMAIN-containing deubiquitinating enzyme 2-like isoform X2 encodes MEGIIVRRVIPSDNSCLFNAVGYVMDHDKNKASELRQVIAATVASDPTNYSEAFLGKPNEEYCAWILDPEKWGGAIELSILAEYYGREIAAYDIQTGRCDLYGQGNNYNERVMLIYDGLHYDALAMSPSDGAPEEFDQTIFAVQKDQTIGPVEGLARNLVKEQQRKRSYTDTANFTLRCGVCQIGMIGQKEAVEHAQATGHVNFQEYR; translated from the exons ATGGAGGGCATAATTGTTAGGAGGGTAATTCCTTCAGATAACAGCTGCCTGTTTAATGCTGTTGG GTATGTTATGGACCATGACAAAAACAAAGCATCTGAGCTGAGACAG GTAATAGCTGCAACAGTGGCCAGTGATCCAACAAATTATTCTGAAGCATTCCTTGGAAAGCCAAATGAAGAGTACTGTGCTTGGATTCTAGACCCGGAAAAGTGGGGAG GAGCGATAGAGCTTTCAATATTGGCAGAATATTATGGACGTGAAATTGCAGCATATGATATTCAAACCGGAAGATGTGATTTATATGGACAG GGGAACAACTATAATGAGAGAGTTATGCTGATATATGATGGACTGCATTATGATGCTTTAGCC ATGTCTCCATCTGATGGAGCTCCAGAAGAATTTGATCAGACAATATTTGCTGTTCAAAAGGACCAGACCATTGGACCAGTGGAGGGGCTTGCTCGTAACCTGGTGAAGGAGCAACAGAG GAAAAGGAGTTACACTGACACTGCTAATTTCACTCTACGTTGTGGAGTCTGCCAAATTGGAATGATTGGACAGAAG GAGGCTGTGGAGCATGCACAAGCAACAGGCCATGTAAATTTCCAAGAATACAGATGA
- the LOC113687663 gene encoding uncharacterized protein yields the protein MVEGQERPLPQQFPAPGKYPWLLYRHGKGYNDLTFCTISPSGPVKSERKRIPELIDKTVVYCSEDGWLVLADIETKWTYSIWNPATSQCFDLPRLKSKLLFIDSFLSSPPTDPGCLVMLFVAKAPIILYCRPGDQEWTEFNYGESLKAQTSTTKDSRENFLCQPVSCNGRIYATSARIFCLMRINLDKESNTICGISLLNQQRPPWYHFHSVLVNLWLVGSGDELFSVHSCYGSLDFCDTLTIEINKFNFPSNLWEKVTSLNGRTLFLGEHYSFSCPGPMASCDSDSDMEEAGRGSCIYFTDRFDATLYSYKIEDESITTYLPCPDLPKPWLLFPTWIMPVQRSEHHTTTKEDEEMLPQENNVEVNNSSAEIIEEEGRLCDLPPDMLAMVCGNLSFVDYMNFRCLNRICASTVRMKSNSLPRPFLIFSNREKGVYEIVESRLQGKHSVTVPEAIEDHTIRYAKDGWLLLDKRNSVALFNLYTKEIIRFPDTPRECYTSFVFTSLPSSAGCFVFASLGVDKEVCFHHFKMGEQEWRQVGFGQAEIKFQPGFSSPLLHGGTFYYLSKDGILGGLKLEAETDNDIMEMEEDGNAEVEDGNYVMEWRINLDLERPCKNFRRTYLVECDENLLSVFEGRRGNRVWIRVYKLINDEQNWQEMNSLGNYSLYLSRYSSIARLEESPDMANRIYFPRFYQGGLLYYSLSTKKYHSVGSDDLLDNFFGTTMYNDCAWVDPRRR from the exons ATGGTGGAGGGACAAGAAAGACCATTACCACAGCAATTTCCTGCACCAGGAAAATACCCTTGGCTGTTATACCGTCATGGCAAAGGCTATAACGACCTAACCTTTTGCACGATATCTCCTTCTGGACCTGTGAAGAGCGAGCGAAAGAGGATCCCAGAATTAATAGATAAAACAGTTGTATATTGTTCTGAAGACGGCTGGTTAGTCTTGGCCGATATCGAGACCAAGTGGACGTACTCAATTTGGAACCCCGCGACTTCACAATGCTTTGATCTTCCCCGTCTAAAATCAAAGCTGCTCTTTATCGATAGTTTCTTGTCATCGCCGCCAACTGATCCAGGCTGTTTGGTAATGTTATTTGTGGCTAAAGCCCCGATAATCTTGTACTGCCGTCCTGGTGACCAAGAGTGGACTGAGTTTAATTATGGTGAGAGTTTGAAGGCCCAaacttcaaccacaaaagacAGCCGAGAAAATTTTCTGTGTCAACCCGTAAGCTGCAATGGTAGAATCTATGCGACATCCGCAAGGATTTTCTGTTTGATGCGCATAAACTTGGACAAGGAATCCAACACTATTTGTGGCATATCTTTATTGAACCAGCAAAGGCCACCTTGGTACCACTTCCACTCAGTTCTTGTAAACCTTTGGTTGGTGGGATCTGGGGATGAGCTTTTCTCAGTTCACAGCTGTTATGGCTCGCTAGACTTTTGCGACACCCTGACTATTGAGATCAACAAATTCAACTTCCCATCAAATTTATGGGAGAAGGTGACAAGTCTGAATGGCCGAACCTTGTTTTTGGGCGAGCACTACAGCTTTTCGTGTCCGGGTCCAATGGCGTCGTGCGACTCAGACTCGGACATGGAAGAAGCTGGGAGAGGGAGTTGCATTTATTTCACTGACCGCTTTGATGCAACGTTGTACTCGTACAAGATCGAGGATGAAAGCATTACAACGTATTTACCTTGCCCGGATTTACCAAAACCATGGCTTCTTTTTCCCACTTGGATAATGCCTGTTCAAAG GTCCGAGCACCATACAACTACcaaagaagatgaagaaatgcTGCCCCAAGAAAATAATGTTGAGGTCAATAATAGTAGCGCAGAGATCATCGAGGAAGAGGGACGCTTGTGCGATCTCCCGCCAGATATGCTCGCAATGGTCTGCGGAaatctttcttttgttgattACATGAATTTTCGTTGCCTTAATAGAATCTGTGCCTCCACCGTTAGGATGAAATCCAACTCACTCCCTCGGCCATTTCTCATCTTCTCCAATAGAGAAAAAGGAGTCTATGAAATTGTTGAATCCAGGCTACAGGGCAAGCACTCAGTCACGGTTCCTGAGGCTATTGAAGATCATACAATTCGCTATGCCAAGGACGGATGGTTACTGCTGGATAAACGAAATTCTGTTGCTCTCTTTAATCTATACACGAAGGAGATCATTCGTTTTCCGGATACGCCTCGTGAGTGCTATACAAGCTTTGTTTTTACATCCTTGCCATCTTCCGCGGGTTGTTTCGTTTTTGCAAGCTTAGGAGTTGATAAAGAAGTCTGTTTCCACCATTTCAAAATGGGAGAGCAAGAATGGAGGCAAGTGGGATTTGGCCAAGCCGAAATAAAATTCCAGCCCGGTTTTAGCAGCCCGCTGCTCCACGGGGGGACTTTCTATTACCTAAGCAAGGATGGCATACTTGGAGGTCTAAAGCTAGAAGCCGAAACTGATAATGACATCATGGAGATGGAGGAGGATGGAAATGCCGAGGTTGAAGATGGTAACTATGTTATGGAATGGAGAATTAATCTCGACCTGGAAAGGCCTTGCAAGAATTTTCGACGCACTTACTTGGTGGAGTGTGATGAGAATCTTCTGTCTGTATTTGAGGGGCGCAGGGGAAATAGAGTTTGGATTCGAGTGTACAAGCTAATTAACGACGAGCAGAACTGGCAAGAGATGAACAGCTTGGGGAACTATTCACTGTATCTCAGCCGGTATTCATCTATCGCCCGCCTTGAGGAAAGCCCAGATATGGCCAACAGAATTTACTTTCCCAGATTTTATCAAGGTGGCCTGCTTTATTATTCTTTGAGCACCAAGAAGTATCATTCCGTTGGAAGCGACGATTTACTGGACAACTTCTTTGGCACTACAATGTACAACGATTGCGCTTGGGTTGATCCGAGACGGCgctag
- the LOC113687969 gene encoding reactive Intermediate Deaminase A, chloroplastic-like produces the protein MAWLAAAKSFHLPAVDVTALRSRAPLAVGCFGCVSMAGAGIGRSSSAFRSKLFASLSISADASIKEAIQTDKAPAALGPYSQAIKANNLLFVSGVLGLVPETGKFVSDSVEDQTEQVLKNMGEILKASGASYSSVVKTTIMLADLKDFKKVNEIYAKYFTSPAPARSTYQVAALPLDAKIEIECIAVL, from the exons ATGGCGTGGTTGGCCGCTGCAAAGAGCTTCCATCTGCCGGCGGTTGATGTCACCGCCCTCCGCTCTCGAGCTCCCTTAGCTGTCGGCTGCTTCGGCTGCGTGTCGATGGCCGGCGCCGGCATCGGCCGATCCTCCTCGGCATTTCGGTCTAAACTCTTCGCTTCCTTGAGCATTTCCGCTGATGCCA GTATAAAGGAAGCTATTCAGACTGACAAGGCCCCAGCGGCATTGGGGCCATACTCTCAAGCTATAAAAGCAAACAACCTCCTTTTTGTGTCTGGGGTTCTTGGTCTAGTTCCAGAG ACTGGGAAGTTTGTCTCGGATAGTGTTGAGGATCAAACAGAGCAG GTTCTTAAGAATATGGGCGAGATACTTAAAGCAAGTGGTGCTAGCTATTCCTCAGTTGTTAAGACAACAATTAT GTTGGCTGACTTGAAGGATTTTAAGAAAGTCAATGAGATTTATGCTAAAT ACTTTACATCACCGGCGCCAGCTCGATCAACTTACCAAGTAGCAGCTTTACCATTGGACGCAAAAATTGAAATAGAATGCATAGCGGTGCTGTGA
- the LOC113687968 gene encoding NEP1-interacting protein-like 1 isoform X1 has product MLVCHPAIKKWFSGLGNLTFKCKERIFSWLSTELSCFGSGLLFSVMKRTAVSLLTCIFALDFLLLSRQRYDLLNLIRKISPCFPLNFLGTVGGATVGTISGAIKGQTTETGLFRGAGVGAVAGAITAVQLLELMVNGEPFSKVALICSLVNGKIFMEWVSPAVLKAYQWQISNMESNLREISDIFEVNSIRGLSHEAINDLPTCNLHSIETTNPSCHETICAICLTDFKNGDCARMLPNCGHSFHVNCIDEWLNRNGTCPVCRRDV; this is encoded by the exons ATGTTGGTCTGTCATCCAGCAATCAAGAAATGGTTTTCTGGGCTCGGTAATTTGACCTTCAAATGCAAGGAACGCATTTTCTCCTGGCTTTCAACAGAACTGAGCTGTTTCGGATCCGGGCTCTTATTTTCAGTGATGAAGAGAACTGCTGTGTCTCTGCTCACTTGCATCTTTGCTTTAG ACTTTCTTTTACTTTCCAGGCAAAGGTATGATCTTTTGAATCTAATACGGAAAATATCCCCCTGCTTTCCTTTGAATTTCCTTGGCACTGTAGGGGGAGCAACAGTAGGGACAATATCAGGAGCCATTAAAGGACAGACTACAGAAACTGGACTCTTCCGTGGGGCCGGAGTTGGTGCGGTGGCAGGGGCCATCACGGCGGTCCAGTTATTGGAACTGATGGTTAATGGAGAGCCGTTTTCCAAG GTTGCTCTCATATGTAGTCTTGTGAATGGAAAGATATTCATGGAGTGGGTCAGTCCTGCTGTTCTAAAAGCTTATCAATGGCAA ATTAGCAACATGGAATCAAATTTGAGGGAGATTTCAGACATTTTTGAGGTCAATTCCATCAGGGGATTATCGCATGAAGCTATCAATGATCTACCTACATGTAACCTTCATTCTATAGAGACCACAAATCCTTCTTGCCATGAAACAATCTGTGCAATTTGCTTGACG GACTTCAAGAACGGAGATTGTGCACGGATGCTTCCTAATTGTGGACATTCTTTCCACGTAAATTGCATAGATGAATGGTTAAACAGGAATGGCACTTGCCCGGTTTGTAGAAGAGATGTTTGA
- the LOC113687968 gene encoding NEP1-interacting protein-like 1 isoform X3: protein MLVCHPAIKKWFSGLGNLTFKCKERIFSWLSTELSCFGSGLLFSVMKRTAVSLLTCIFALGGATVGTISGAIKGQTTETGLFRGAGVGAVAGAITAVQLLELMVNGEPFSKVALICSLVNGKIFMEWVSPAVLKAYQWQISNMESNLREISDIFEVNSIRGLSHEAINDLPTCNLHSIETTNPSCHETICAICLTDFKNGDCARMLPNCGHSFHVNCIDEWLNRNGTCPVCRRDV, encoded by the exons ATGTTGGTCTGTCATCCAGCAATCAAGAAATGGTTTTCTGGGCTCGGTAATTTGACCTTCAAATGCAAGGAACGCATTTTCTCCTGGCTTTCAACAGAACTGAGCTGTTTCGGATCCGGGCTCTTATTTTCAGTGATGAAGAGAACTGCTGTGTCTCTGCTCACTTGCATCTTTGCTTTAG GGGGAGCAACAGTAGGGACAATATCAGGAGCCATTAAAGGACAGACTACAGAAACTGGACTCTTCCGTGGGGCCGGAGTTGGTGCGGTGGCAGGGGCCATCACGGCGGTCCAGTTATTGGAACTGATGGTTAATGGAGAGCCGTTTTCCAAG GTTGCTCTCATATGTAGTCTTGTGAATGGAAAGATATTCATGGAGTGGGTCAGTCCTGCTGTTCTAAAAGCTTATCAATGGCAA ATTAGCAACATGGAATCAAATTTGAGGGAGATTTCAGACATTTTTGAGGTCAATTCCATCAGGGGATTATCGCATGAAGCTATCAATGATCTACCTACATGTAACCTTCATTCTATAGAGACCACAAATCCTTCTTGCCATGAAACAATCTGTGCAATTTGCTTGACG GACTTCAAGAACGGAGATTGTGCACGGATGCTTCCTAATTGTGGACATTCTTTCCACGTAAATTGCATAGATGAATGGTTAAACAGGAATGGCACTTGCCCGGTTTGTAGAAGAGATGTTTGA
- the LOC113687968 gene encoding NEP1-interacting protein 1-like isoform X2, which yields MLVCHPAIKKWFSGLGNLTFKCKERIFSWLSTELSCFGSGLLFSVMKRTAVSLLTCIFALDFLLLSRQRYDLLNLIRKISPCFPLNFLGTVGGATVGTISGAIKGQTTETGLFRGAGVGAVAGAITAVQLLELMVNGEPFSKISNMESNLREISDIFEVNSIRGLSHEAINDLPTCNLHSIETTNPSCHETICAICLTDFKNGDCARMLPNCGHSFHVNCIDEWLNRNGTCPVCRRDV from the exons ATGTTGGTCTGTCATCCAGCAATCAAGAAATGGTTTTCTGGGCTCGGTAATTTGACCTTCAAATGCAAGGAACGCATTTTCTCCTGGCTTTCAACAGAACTGAGCTGTTTCGGATCCGGGCTCTTATTTTCAGTGATGAAGAGAACTGCTGTGTCTCTGCTCACTTGCATCTTTGCTTTAG ACTTTCTTTTACTTTCCAGGCAAAGGTATGATCTTTTGAATCTAATACGGAAAATATCCCCCTGCTTTCCTTTGAATTTCCTTGGCACTGTAGGGGGAGCAACAGTAGGGACAATATCAGGAGCCATTAAAGGACAGACTACAGAAACTGGACTCTTCCGTGGGGCCGGAGTTGGTGCGGTGGCAGGGGCCATCACGGCGGTCCAGTTATTGGAACTGATGGTTAATGGAGAGCCGTTTTCCAAG ATTAGCAACATGGAATCAAATTTGAGGGAGATTTCAGACATTTTTGAGGTCAATTCCATCAGGGGATTATCGCATGAAGCTATCAATGATCTACCTACATGTAACCTTCATTCTATAGAGACCACAAATCCTTCTTGCCATGAAACAATCTGTGCAATTTGCTTGACG GACTTCAAGAACGGAGATTGTGCACGGATGCTTCCTAATTGTGGACATTCTTTCCACGTAAATTGCATAGATGAATGGTTAAACAGGAATGGCACTTGCCCGGTTTGTAGAAGAGATGTTTGA
- the LOC113687664 gene encoding uncharacterized protein — translation MLLVDPPSDIVSEPESVVTSADLFDRENQVNFVMDLLHQRVEQSQLSSTTCVVIDPEISDADPNFGIHEGNDGMEPTHLDLDLNLGFLGEPTSANVENSGFVAENFEGGDHFVTGLRVVDIGSESDSNINHDVEIDFSADDDDISEGDDDPSLRLCWDSFQIEDHREVNEDFEWEEVDEGVDEREVLSMFLDDDDMPVMAREESADVSRNLDWEVLLDVQNLEAIPENVTETAWDCVGVAQGRVREVREIK, via the coding sequence ATGCTATTGGTTGATCCCCCCAGCGACATCGTGTCGGAGCCCGAATCGGTTGTCACCAGCGCTGATCTTTTCGACCGCGAGAATCAGGTGAATTTCGTTATGGACCTCCTGCACCAACGAGTTGAGCAGTCCCAATTGTCCTCCACAACCTGTGTGGTGATTGACCCGGAGATTTCCGATGCTGACCCGAATTTCGGGATTCATGAAGGAAACGACGGAATGGAGCCGACCCATTTGGATCTTGATCTGAATCTAGGGTTTCTCGGAGAGCCCACTTCGGCAAATGTGGAAAATTCAGGGTTCGTAGCTGAAAATTTTGAGGGTGGGGACCATTTTGTAACCGGGTTGCGAGTCGTGGATATCGGGTCGGAATCGGATTCTAATATAAACCATGACGTTGAGATTGATTTTAGTGCTGACGATGATGATATAAGTGAGGGTGATGATGATCCAAGCCTTAGGCTCTGTTGGGATTCTTTTCAGATTGAGGATCATAGAGAAGTTAATGAGGATTTTGAGTGGGAGGAAGTGGATGAAGGAGTTGATGAGAGAGAGGTTCTGAGCATGTTTCTGGATGATGATGACATGCCGGTGATGGCCCGGGAGGAGAGTGCAGATGTATCTAGGAATTTGGACTGGGAGGTTTTGTTAGATGTGCAGAATTTGGAAGCAATCCCCGAGAATGTGACAGAGACGGCATGGGATTGCGTGGGGGTTGCGCAGGGAAGAGTAAGGGAGGTGAGGGAAATCAAATAG
- the LOC113687665 gene encoding uncharacterized protein, with amino-acid sequence MGSAMVMMPLYQHETPKIIMEMKGSGNGMKTTMANTVGAPSKFDEKNGTLGVNGSYDTTRLAGLLEGVIKKYVQTRLKQERLRLKEGEKPVLPEKETSGSAEPEGTGSPPIGHAVETEEDDYDSIVWQRDMSLDAAHQVIQEHLVSDMIMLRVDEQEKQPNAADKTRGSPKGASSRPKDYATAGHGDKPMKGGLFRR; translated from the exons ATGGGTTCTGCGATGGTAATGATGCCCTTGTACCAGCATGAGACGCCCAAAATAATCATGGAGATGAAGGGCAGTGGAAATGGCATGAAGACAACTATGGCCAATACG GTTGGAGCTCCATCCAAGTTTGATGAGAAAAATGGGACTTTAGGGGTCAATGGATCTTATGATACTACCAGACTAGCTGGTCTTCTTGAAGGTGTTATCAAGAAATACGTCCA AACTCGCCTGAAACAAGAACGGCTGAGGCTCAAGGAAGGTGAAAAACCAGTTCTTCCCGAAAAAGAGACAAGTGGCTCTGCTGAGCCTGAGGGCACTGGTTCACCACCCATAGGCCATGCTGTTGAGACAGAAGAGGATGATTACGACAGTATCGTGTGGCAAAGAGACATGTCCCTTGATGCAGCTCATCAGGTCATCCAAGAACATTTGGTTTCTGATATGATTATGCTACGAGTAGATGAACAAGAGAAGCAGCCAAATGCAGCTGACAAAACACGTGGGAGTCCCAAAGGTGCTTCATCACGACCTAAGGATTATGCAACTGCTGGGCACGGAGACAAACCCATGAAAGGCGGCTTGTTCAGGAGGTGA